The Streptomyces sp. NBC_01197 genome window below encodes:
- a CDS encoding RNA polymerase sigma factor SigF yields MEDTMSPRLDESRSDASTARPTQPHRIESGIEDFPEIPPYGEVGPLDARALSKTLFSRLESLEEGTHEYAYVRNTLVELNLALVKFAASRFRSRSEPMEDIIQVGTIGLIKAIDRFELSRGVEFPTFAMPTIIGEIKRFFRDTSWSVRVPRRLQELRLDLAKAGDELAQQLDRAPTVAELAARLDLTKEEVVEGMAASNAYTASSLDAQPEEDESEGALADRIGYEDHDLEGVEYIESLKPLIAGLPSRDRQILSLRFVANMTQSEIGEELGISQMHVSRLLSRTLVKLRKGLTLEQ; encoded by the coding sequence ATGGAGGACACCATGTCACCCCGGCTCGACGAATCCCGCAGCGATGCGTCGACTGCACGTCCTACCCAGCCCCACCGGATCGAGTCCGGAATCGAGGATTTTCCTGAGATTCCGCCGTACGGCGAAGTGGGCCCGCTGGACGCCAGGGCCCTGTCGAAGACGCTCTTCTCGCGGCTGGAGTCCCTCGAAGAGGGAACGCACGAGTACGCATATGTCCGTAACACGCTCGTCGAGCTCAACCTGGCCCTGGTCAAGTTCGCCGCCTCCCGGTTCCGCTCACGCAGCGAACCGATGGAAGACATCATCCAGGTCGGCACGATCGGGCTGATCAAGGCGATAGACCGCTTCGAGCTCAGCAGAGGCGTGGAATTCCCCACGTTCGCGATGCCGACGATCATCGGCGAGATCAAGCGCTTCTTCCGTGACACGTCCTGGTCGGTGCGGGTACCGCGCCGTCTCCAGGAGCTCCGTCTCGACCTCGCCAAGGCAGGCGACGAGCTCGCCCAGCAGCTCGACCGCGCCCCGACCGTGGCGGAACTCGCCGCACGCCTCGACCTGACCAAGGAAGAGGTCGTCGAAGGGATGGCGGCGAGCAACGCGTACACCGCGAGCTCGCTCGACGCCCAGCCCGAGGAGGACGAGTCCGAGGGCGCGCTGGCCGACCGGATCGGCTACGAGGACCACGACCTCGAAGGCGTCGAGTACATCGAGTCGCTCAAGCCCCTCATAGCCGGGCTCCCCTCGCGCGACCGGCAGATCCTGTCGCTGCGCTTCGTCGCCAACATGACGCAGTCGGAGATCGGCGAAGAGCTGGGCATCTCGCAGATGCACGTGTC